One window of Candidatus Thermoplasmatota archaeon genomic DNA carries:
- a CDS encoding type II toxin-antitoxin system PemK/MazF family toxin — MKGKFVLIPFPFTDLAIAKLRPALVIHEEKKDVIVAFISSRIPSEISITDVVITAEHHAFKRTGLKVDSVIKLDKVATVLKDLIVGELGEVDETLRKEINEKLRKIFTI; from the coding sequence ATGAAAGGAAAATTTGTTTTGATTCCATTTCCATTCACTGATTTAGCTATCGCAAAATTAAGACCGGCACTGGTAATCCACGAAGAAAAGAAAGATGTCATTGTTGCATTTATATCCTCAAGAATTCCATCGGAGATATCCATTACAGATGTGGTTATAACCGCTGAACATCATGCCTTCAAAAGAACTGGTTTAAAGGTTGATTCTGTTATAAAACTTGACAAAGTTGCAACCGTGTTAAAAGATTTAATTGTTGGTGAGCTAGGAGAGGTGGATGAAACTTTGCGAAAAGAAATAAATGAGAAATTGAGAAAGATATTCACAATTTGA
- a CDS encoding PqqD family peptide modification chaperone, which yields MYPTLEKNIELRFQPTEAEVINRGKLNFTAVNDVGAEILASCDGKTPIDEICRRMAQRHDDTVRRVKPIILRFLEKAEKRGHVSFHDISQDHCGTISGSRKYFTPIQASVELTMACNLKCRHCYANSGTSKSNELSTEEFLDIFSKLYKVGVVRVTLTGGEPLLHNDLPEILEFCFKKFHLQLLTNGIGVTEKIARQLSRYIVTTQLSLDGDNSKTHDYMRGKKGVFEKTIKAIKILVRHRVPTVVAMSVTPFNIDQIEGCLHLALDLGVAGFRVGGLTPTGRAKDLGWELNEEEYNGVRKTRRKLANKYKDQIWVESEESLITGEERTEKSNDRRKITVETKDKPRKIKPRNCGAGYRMLVISPTGEVRPCPIISDERLVIGNIKNEGIKNILNHRIAKTLPEVIAPIKEICGECKYFYRCEGCIGTGLVQCTEIEDCNWAKKELRKLPKVQGKF from the coding sequence ATGTATCCAACGTTAGAAAAAAACATTGAGTTAAGGTTTCAACCAACAGAAGCAGAGGTAATAAATAGAGGGAAGTTAAACTTCACGGCGGTTAACGATGTTGGGGCGGAAATCCTTGCGAGTTGCGATGGGAAAACTCCTATTGATGAAATATGTAGGAGAATGGCCCAGAGACACGATGACACCGTTAGAAGGGTGAAACCGATTATTTTAAGGTTCCTAGAAAAGGCAGAGAAAAGAGGACATGTCTCCTTTCATGACATATCTCAAGATCATTGTGGCACTATCTCAGGCAGCCGAAAGTATTTTACGCCAATACAGGCGTCTGTAGAGCTTACTATGGCATGCAATCTTAAATGCAGACATTGCTACGCGAATTCGGGGACATCAAAATCCAACGAGCTCTCTACGGAAGAATTTTTAGATATCTTTAGCAAGCTTTACAAAGTAGGCGTTGTTAGAGTGACTCTTACGGGCGGAGAACCTTTGCTTCACAATGATCTTCCCGAAATCCTAGAATTTTGCTTCAAAAAATTTCATTTGCAATTACTGACAAACGGTATTGGCGTTACCGAAAAAATAGCAAGACAATTATCTAGGTATATAGTCACTACACAACTCAGTTTGGACGGAGATAACTCGAAAACACATGACTACATGAGGGGAAAGAAGGGGGTCTTCGAAAAAACCATTAAAGCGATTAAAATACTAGTCAGACATAGAGTACCCACAGTTGTTGCCATGTCGGTAACACCATTCAATATAGACCAAATTGAGGGATGTCTTCATCTTGCGCTAGATCTAGGGGTTGCAGGATTCAGGGTAGGGGGTTTAACCCCAACTGGAAGAGCAAAGGATCTTGGATGGGAATTAAATGAAGAAGAATATAACGGGGTAAGGAAAACCAGGAGGAAACTTGCGAATAAATACAAAGACCAAATTTGGGTAGAATCGGAGGAAAGCTTAATTACCGGGGAAGAACGGACTGAAAAATCAAATGATAGGAGGAAAATAACTGTTGAGACAAAAGATAAGCCAAGGAAAATTAAACCGAGAAATTGTGGCGCAGGTTATAGAATGTTAGTGATATCTCCTACTGGAGAGGTTAGACCATGCCCTATTATAAGCGACGAAAGATTGGTTATTGGAAATATAAAGAACGAGGGCATCAAAAATATCTTAAATCATAGAATAGCAAAAACCTTGCCGGAAGTCATTGCTCCAATCAAAGAAATCTGTGGCGAATGCAAGTATTTTTATAGATGCGAAGGCTGCATAGGTACTGGCTTAGTACAATGTACGGAAATAGAAGATTGCAACTGGGCAAAAAAAGAATTAAGAAAATTACCAAAAGTTCAAGGGAAGTTTTAA
- a CDS encoding ABC transporter ATP-binding protein, with protein sequence MSAIITTDLIKKYKTSFSLKKLLGKRDFIQETVALNGLSFSVGEGEIYGILGPNGAGKTTLIKVLATILLPDGGDVEILGYKLPRDEKKVKDLIGLSLGEYERTFQWRITGKQNLEFFAALFGTPKNSVKDKIDEVLSLVGLEDKADTLFLEYSTGMKHKLAIARALLNDPEVLLFDEPTAGLDAKTSREVGNFIRTLTKNGTTIIYTTHRLEEAGNLCDRILILNQGKKVAEESPTNLKKLASETEVLQIELNEVNDLLLEQIQNLDGIKDVYLTGPRIIRIHCNQINGSIYSILDLIKSKDVKINQIYSFTPSVQDAFLKLTGEEK encoded by the coding sequence ATGTCAGCGATCATAACCACTGATTTAATAAAGAAATACAAAACCTCCTTTTCCCTTAAAAAACTCTTAGGAAAAAGAGATTTTATCCAGGAGACAGTAGCATTGAATGGCCTTTCATTTTCGGTTGGTGAAGGAGAAATCTACGGGATTTTAGGTCCAAATGGAGCTGGTAAAACCACTTTAATCAAAGTCTTAGCAACGATATTGTTGCCAGATGGTGGGGATGTTGAAATCCTTGGCTATAAGTTGCCTAGAGATGAAAAGAAAGTGAAAGATTTAATTGGTTTAAGCCTTGGGGAATATGAAAGAACATTCCAATGGAGGATAACTGGGAAACAAAATTTAGAATTCTTTGCAGCATTATTTGGCACACCGAAAAACTCTGTAAAAGATAAGATAGATGAGGTTTTATCTCTAGTTGGCTTAGAAGATAAAGCAGACACGTTGTTTTTGGAATATTCCACCGGCATGAAACACAAGCTAGCTATTGCTAGAGCATTACTTAATGATCCAGAGGTATTGCTCTTCGATGAACCAACAGCTGGTCTAGATGCTAAAACATCAAGAGAGGTTGGTAATTTTATAAGAACATTAACAAAAAATGGTACAACCATTATCTATACGACCCATCGCCTAGAAGAAGCTGGGAATCTCTGTGATAGAATTTTAATTTTAAATCAGGGGAAAAAGGTTGCGGAAGAGAGCCCAACCAATTTGAAAAAACTTGCTAGTGAAACAGAGGTTTTGCAAATAGAATTGAATGAGGTTAACGATTTATTGTTAGAGCAAATCCAAAATCTAGATGGAATTAAGGATGTTTACCTGACCGGCCCAAGGATAATAAGAATTCATTGTAACCAAATAAACGGGTCGATATATTCAATTTTGGATTTGATAAAATCAAAAGACGTAAAGATAAACCAAATATATTCTTTCACGCCATCCGTACAGGATGCATTCCTAAAATTGACTGGTGAAGAAAAATGA